From a single Candidatus Brevundimonas phytovorans genomic region:
- the rpiA gene encoding ribose-5-phosphate isomerase RpiA, translated as MSDLQKKNAGEAAAAYVEAGMVVGLGTGSTAAWFVKALAARNLPDLRCVPTSERTADLARELGLTLSTLEDTPRIDLTVDGADEIGPGLALIKGGGAALLREKLVWEASERCICIADAAKVVPVLGTFPLPIEVVAFGHKTTANRIADVLADHDIPMPARVRQADRGLIRTDGGNLIYDAACKVIADPARLAADLKSLTGVVEHGLFLDLTDLAIIGTDEGFETLNP; from the coding sequence ATGAGCGACCTGCAGAAGAAGAACGCCGGCGAAGCCGCCGCCGCCTACGTCGAGGCCGGCATGGTGGTCGGTCTGGGCACCGGCTCCACCGCCGCCTGGTTCGTGAAAGCCCTGGCGGCGCGCAACCTGCCGGACCTGCGCTGCGTGCCCACGTCGGAACGCACCGCCGATCTGGCGCGCGAACTGGGCCTGACCCTGTCGACGCTGGAGGACACGCCCCGCATCGACCTGACCGTCGACGGCGCCGACGAGATCGGTCCGGGCCTGGCCCTCATCAAGGGCGGCGGCGCGGCCCTGCTCCGTGAGAAACTGGTGTGGGAGGCGTCGGAACGCTGCATCTGCATCGCCGACGCGGCCAAGGTCGTGCCTGTGCTGGGGACCTTCCCCTTGCCGATCGAGGTCGTCGCCTTCGGCCACAAGACCACCGCCAACCGCATCGCCGACGTCCTCGCCGACCACGACATCCCCATGCCCGCCCGCGTCCGTCAGGCCGACCGCGGCCTGATCCGCACCGACGGCGGCAACCTGATCTATGACGCGGCCTGCAAGGTCATCGCTGACCCCGCCCGCCTCGCCGCCGACCTCAAGAGCCTGACCGGCGTGGTCGAACACGGCCTCTTCCTCGACCTCACCGACCTGGCCATCATCGGCACGGACGAGGGGTTCGAGACGCTAAATCCTTGA
- the glmU gene encoding bifunctional UDP-N-acetylglucosamine diphosphorylase/glucosamine-1-phosphate N-acetyltransferase GlmU has product MTAPHPRAAIILAAGQGTRMKSPLPKVLHPIGQRAMLDHAIDAAEALGCERIVVVVGSHSPEVRDHVVRRLGEDSIAVQDPPLGTGHAVRAAEAVLGDFIGHVVVTYGDVPLLKAADIEPVFADAHEGVTVIGFEARDPGAYGRLILQGDDLLAITEAKEASAEVLAVTACNSGVMAAPVGLLFDLLAEVKNDNAKGEYYLTDVVELARKRGAPTRAVFAAEDSVMGVNAQSELAQAEALFQQTQREHFLAAGVTMSAPDTVHFAWDTQVGAGTTIEPFVVFGPGAVVAEGARIRSFSHIEGARVATKAEVGPYARLRPGADLGEGVKIGNFVEVKNVRMDAGAKANHLAYLGDGHVGAKANIGAGTIFCNYDGFFKHRTTVGEGAFVGSNSSLVAPVTIGAGAMVGSGSVVTKDVAPGDLALGRAEQTAKPGWAARFMATMRAKKAAKSQ; this is encoded by the coding sequence ATGACCGCACCACATCCTCGCGCCGCCATCATCCTTGCCGCAGGCCAGGGCACGCGGATGAAGTCGCCGCTGCCCAAGGTGCTGCACCCCATCGGGCAACGCGCCATGCTGGATCACGCCATCGACGCCGCCGAGGCCTTGGGTTGCGAGCGCATCGTGGTCGTGGTCGGCAGCCATTCCCCGGAAGTCCGCGACCACGTCGTGCGCCGTCTGGGCGAAGACTCCATCGCCGTTCAGGACCCGCCGCTGGGCACCGGCCACGCCGTCCGCGCCGCCGAGGCCGTGCTGGGCGACTTCATCGGCCATGTGGTCGTGACCTATGGCGACGTGCCCCTGCTGAAGGCCGCCGACATCGAGCCCGTCTTCGCTGATGCTCATGAAGGCGTCACCGTCATCGGCTTCGAGGCCCGCGACCCCGGCGCCTATGGCCGTCTGATCCTGCAAGGCGACGACCTGCTGGCCATCACCGAGGCCAAGGAGGCCTCGGCCGAGGTTCTGGCCGTTACCGCCTGCAACTCCGGCGTCATGGCCGCGCCGGTCGGCCTGCTGTTCGACCTGCTGGCCGAGGTGAAGAACGACAACGCCAAGGGCGAATACTACCTGACCGACGTGGTCGAACTGGCCCGCAAGCGCGGCGCCCCGACCCGCGCCGTCTTCGCCGCCGAAGACTCGGTCATGGGCGTCAACGCCCAGTCCGAACTGGCTCAGGCCGAGGCCCTGTTCCAGCAAACCCAGCGCGAGCACTTCCTGGCGGCGGGCGTCACCATGTCGGCCCCCGACACCGTCCACTTCGCCTGGGACACGCAAGTCGGCGCCGGCACGACCATCGAGCCCTTCGTCGTCTTCGGCCCCGGCGCGGTCGTGGCCGAGGGCGCGCGCATCCGCAGCTTCAGCCATATCGAGGGCGCGCGCGTCGCGACCAAGGCCGAGGTCGGCCCCTACGCCCGCCTGCGCCCCGGCGCGGACCTGGGCGAGGGCGTCAAGATCGGCAACTTCGTCGAGGTCAAGAACGTCCGCATGGACGCAGGCGCCAAGGCCAACCATCTGGCCTATCTCGGCGACGGCCATGTGGGGGCGAAAGCCAACATCGGCGCCGGGACCATCTTCTGCAACTACGACGGCTTCTTCAAACACCGGACCACGGTGGGCGAGGGCGCCTTCGTCGGCTCCAACTCCTCGCTGGTCGCTCCCGTGACCATCGGCGCGGGCGCCATGGTCGGCTCCGGCTCGGTGGTGACAAAGGACGTCGCGCCCGGCGACCTGGCCCTGGGCCGAGCCGAACAGACGGCCAAGCCGGGCTGGGCCGCCCGCTTCATGGCTACGATGCGCGCAAAGAAGGCGGCGAAATCCCAATGA
- a CDS encoding HAD-IA family hydrolase translates to MSIERDLEGWTIAFDLDGTLVDSAPDLIGTLNRMLAQYELPPVPLSSARHLVGHGAMALLRHGFMEAGAAWDEAHAPGLFERFIEDYLAHIADESTVFDGVVPALERLAARGAILCVATNKRTDLSVALIEALDLTRHFAFIAGPDAVSARKPSGAHIREAVQKAGGDPARCVMVGDSTTDTKAAKDAGVACIVVGFGYNDVPREELGGDVVINHYDEFEAALAEVMLG, encoded by the coding sequence GTGAGCATCGAACGCGATCTGGAAGGCTGGACCATCGCCTTCGACCTGGACGGGACCCTGGTGGACTCGGCGCCCGATCTGATCGGCACGCTGAACCGGATGCTGGCGCAGTATGAGCTGCCGCCGGTGCCCCTGTCCTCGGCCCGGCATCTGGTCGGGCATGGGGCGATGGCCCTGCTGCGTCATGGCTTCATGGAGGCGGGCGCCGCCTGGGACGAGGCCCACGCCCCCGGCCTGTTCGAGCGTTTCATCGAAGACTATCTGGCCCACATCGCCGACGAGAGCACCGTGTTTGACGGCGTGGTCCCGGCGCTGGAGCGGCTGGCCGCGCGCGGCGCCATCCTGTGCGTCGCCACCAACAAGCGCACCGACCTGTCTGTCGCCCTGATCGAGGCGCTGGACCTGACCAGGCACTTCGCCTTCATCGCCGGGCCGGATGCGGTGTCGGCCCGCAAGCCCAGCGGAGCGCACATCCGCGAGGCCGTGCAGAAGGCCGGCGGCGATCCGGCGCGCTGCGTCATGGTCGGCGACAGCACCACCGACACCAAGGCCGCCAAGGACGCGGGCGTGGCCTGCATCGTCGTCGGCTTCGGCTATAACGATGTGCCGCGTGAAGAGCTGGGCGGGGATGTGGTGATCAACCACTACGACGAGTTCGAGGCGGCGCTGGCCGAGGTAATGCTCGGCTGA
- a CDS encoding dicarboxylate/amino acid:cation symporter gives MFRRFFAIPLWQRTAAGFALGIIAGLILREQATVWLQPIGDVYLNLIRMVVAPLVLFTIASSIAKLGEGVGAVRLGVRTLVWFAITSLLAVLVGFAFGHLINPGLGLSNLPLGEVRERVIPTPLDVLLGIVPTNPFAALSEGKVLQIIFFSALMGAALVALGDRAQTARRLVDEGAALVFRITRWVIQLTPFGVFGLIGSVVGGYGWEALLPLGKFIFAIYAACLFHILIVYSGLLKLHGLKIRSFFRGAFAAQQTAFATSSSLGTLPITLRQTVERLGVPQAYAAFAVPLGANVKMDGCGAIYPAIASIFIAQYFSIDLSLTQYVLIGLTAVLGSLGTAGVPGTSIVMLTLTLSTAGLPLEGIGYIVAIDRIIDMMRTATNVTGQMLVPVLVAKEEGILNEDIYNGHVAWLPGDPEAETPEGVRTAGI, from the coding sequence ATGTTTCGTCGCTTCTTCGCTATCCCGCTCTGGCAGCGCACCGCCGCCGGTTTCGCTCTGGGCATTATCGCCGGCCTGATCCTGCGTGAGCAGGCGACGGTCTGGCTGCAGCCGATCGGCGACGTCTATCTGAACCTGATCCGCATGGTGGTGGCGCCCCTGGTGCTGTTCACCATCGCCAGTTCGATCGCCAAGCTGGGCGAAGGGGTCGGCGCGGTGCGGTTGGGGGTGCGGACTTTGGTGTGGTTCGCGATCACGTCGTTGCTGGCGGTGCTGGTCGGCTTTGCCTTTGGCCATCTGATCAATCCGGGGCTGGGCCTGTCCAACCTGCCGCTGGGCGAGGTACGCGAGCGGGTAATCCCGACGCCGCTTGACGTGCTGCTGGGCATAGTGCCGACCAACCCCTTCGCCGCGCTGAGCGAGGGCAAGGTGCTGCAGATCATCTTCTTCTCCGCCCTGATGGGCGCGGCCCTGGTGGCGCTCGGCGACCGGGCGCAGACGGCGCGGCGGTTGGTGGACGAAGGCGCGGCCCTGGTGTTCCGCATCACCCGCTGGGTGATCCAGCTGACGCCGTTCGGGGTGTTCGGCCTGATCGGCTCGGTCGTCGGCGGCTATGGCTGGGAGGCGCTGCTGCCGCTCGGCAAGTTCATCTTCGCCATCTATGCGGCCTGCCTGTTCCACATCCTGATCGTCTATTCGGGCCTGCTGAAGTTGCACGGCCTGAAGATCCGCAGCTTCTTCCGCGGGGCATTTGCGGCCCAGCAGACGGCCTTCGCCACATCATCCTCGCTGGGCACCCTGCCCATCACCCTGCGCCAGACGGTCGAGCGTCTGGGCGTGCCGCAGGCCTATGCCGCTTTCGCCGTGCCCCTGGGGGCCAATGTGAAGATGGACGGCTGCGGCGCCATCTATCCCGCCATCGCCTCGATCTTCATCGCCCAGTATTTCAGCATCGACCTGAGCCTGACCCAGTATGTCCTGATCGGCCTGACGGCGGTGCTGGGCTCGCTGGGGACGGCGGGCGTGCCCGGCACCTCCATCGTCATGCTGACCCTGACCCTGTCGACGGCGGGCCTGCCGCTGGAAGGCATCGGCTACATCGTCGCCATCGACCGGATCATCGACATGATGCGCACGGCCACCAACGTCACCGGCCAGATGCTGGTGCCCGTCCTGGTCGCCAAGGAAGAAGGCATCCTGAACGAGGACATCTATAACGGTCACGTCGCCTGGTTGCCCGGCGATCCCGAGGCGGAAACCCCGGAAGGGGTCCGCACCGCCGGTATTTGA